A DNA window from Microcystis aeruginosa NIES-843 contains the following coding sequences:
- a CDS encoding D-glycero-alpha-D-manno-heptose-1,7-bisphosphate 7-phosphatase: MNPFPAISVNDGHQKYPYPPPPGNSDRKSEDRAKKNKALFLDRDGVVIDYIPYLSKPEQVSIPAGAAAALKQWQDAGYLLIIITNQSGLARGYFTWDDLAAIHGRMIEEYRQLGVHFHDLAICPHHPDEGCLCRKPSPYLLLAAAHQYGIDLARSLFIGDAPSDLECALEAGCQPVLLLTGRGKVTLGEIEKYPVQIPVYGQLKETVELLSKTAAEIEL; the protein is encoded by the coding sequence ATGAATCCTTTCCCCGCAATTTCTGTCAATGACGGCCACCAAAAATACCCGTATCCGCCACCTCCTGGCAATTCTGACCGCAAAAGCGAAGATAGAGCAAAAAAGAACAAAGCCTTATTTCTCGATCGAGATGGGGTAGTTATCGACTATATCCCCTACCTGAGTAAACCAGAACAGGTGAGCATTCCCGCCGGGGCAGCGGCTGCCTTAAAACAGTGGCAGGATGCCGGCTATCTGCTGATCATTATTACCAATCAATCGGGACTTGCTAGGGGCTATTTCACTTGGGACGATCTGGCGGCGATTCACGGGCGCATGATTGAGGAATACCGACAATTGGGGGTGCATTTTCACGATCTTGCCATCTGCCCGCACCATCCCGACGAAGGTTGTCTGTGCCGCAAACCCTCCCCCTATCTGCTGCTGGCCGCCGCCCACCAATACGGAATCGATTTAGCCCGCTCGTTGTTTATCGGCGATGCGCCCAGTGATCTAGAATGCGCCCTAGAAGCTGGTTGTCAGCCCGTATTGCTCTTAACAGGGCGAGGAAAAGTCACCCTTGGGGAGATCGAGAAATACCCAGTTCAGATTCCCGTGTATGGCCAACTAAAGGAAACGGTAGAATTATTGTCAAAAACCGCTGCCGAGATAGAATTATGA
- a CDS encoding nucleotidyltransferase family protein, whose amino-acid sequence MDVIILAGGLGTRLRSVINSLPKPMAPVADRPFLEYLLDYLISQKVTNKFLVSVGYEHQKIIDHFGDNYKEYELTYLIEDTPLGTGGAIQLALNKIQTEQALIVNGDTLFNVNLSALINLHNQKKSLMTVALKPLTEFERYNNVMLDDDQKIIGFESKKYQDKGYINGGIYCVEKKILSGFDLPSKFSFEEDFLKVYTEKIPMYGFISDEYFIDIGIPQDYEKSQKELPSLISKGYF is encoded by the coding sequence ATGGACGTAATTATTCTGGCAGGTGGGTTAGGAACCAGGTTGCGATCAGTCATCAACAGTTTACCAAAACCTATGGCTCCCGTTGCCGACAGACCTTTTTTAGAATATCTATTAGATTACTTAATCTCTCAAAAAGTTACCAACAAATTTTTAGTTTCTGTGGGCTATGAACATCAGAAAATTATCGATCATTTTGGCGATAATTACAAGGAATACGAACTGACTTATCTGATAGAAGATACACCCTTGGGAACTGGAGGAGCGATCCAGTTGGCACTAAATAAAATTCAAACCGAACAAGCATTAATTGTTAACGGAGATACCTTGTTTAATGTCAATTTATCCGCCTTAATTAATTTACATAATCAAAAAAAATCCCTGATGACTGTTGCTCTGAAGCCACTAACTGAATTCGAGCGTTATAATAATGTTATGCTAGACGATGATCAAAAAATTATCGGGTTTGAATCCAAAAAATATCAAGATAAGGGCTATATTAATGGCGGCATATATTGTGTAGAGAAAAAAATATTGTCTGGCTTTGATCTGCCATCAAAATTTTCTTTTGAGGAAGACTTTCTAAAAGTTTATACCGAGAAAATTCCTATGTATGGCTTTATTTCTGACGAATATTTTATTGACATAGGCATCCCCCAAGATTACGAAAAAAGTCAAAAAGAATTACCCTCTCTCATCTCAAAAGGATACTTTTGA
- a CDS encoding dehydrogenase yields MIIRTKAPLRLGLGGGGTDVEPYCSLYGGYVLNATIDLYAYCTVTEITDKQVIFVAADRGEQQIETLQFPLPYNGVLDLHKAVYNRLIKDFNQGQPLPLQITTFSDAPAGSGLGSSSTLAVAIVKAFVELLKLPLGEYDIAHLAYEIERIDLGWLGGKQDQYAATFGGFNFMEFYEQDRVIVNPLRIKNWVINELEVSLILYYTGISRYSSQVIEDQIQNVQEKNEQAIAATHQLKKEAILFKEALLKSDFMGIAEILRTSWEAKKKLSKLISNPQIDRIYQVARETGAYSGKISGAGGGGFIIFMVDPTKKIEVTKALKAAGGQVINFHFTKYGTQAWTL; encoded by the coding sequence ATGATCATCAGAACCAAAGCTCCTTTAAGATTAGGTTTAGGTGGTGGCGGCACCGATGTCGAGCCTTACTGTAGTCTTTATGGGGGTTACGTTCTCAACGCTACTATCGATCTCTATGCCTACTGTACAGTCACGGAAATTACTGACAAACAAGTCATTTTTGTTGCCGCTGATCGAGGAGAACAACAAATAGAAACCCTCCAGTTTCCTCTACCTTATAACGGCGTTCTCGATCTGCATAAAGCGGTCTATAATCGTTTGATTAAAGACTTTAATCAAGGGCAACCTTTGCCGCTGCAAATCACCACTTTTTCCGATGCGCCAGCCGGTTCGGGATTGGGTTCTTCTTCTACCCTAGCCGTGGCCATAGTTAAAGCCTTTGTGGAACTGTTAAAATTACCCCTAGGTGAGTATGATATCGCTCATTTAGCCTACGAGATCGAACGAATTGACCTCGGCTGGTTAGGGGGCAAACAGGATCAGTACGCTGCCACTTTTGGCGGTTTTAATTTTATGGAATTTTATGAACAAGATCGAGTCATAGTTAATCCTTTGCGAATTAAAAATTGGGTGATCAATGAATTGGAAGTTTCTCTGATACTCTACTATACAGGCATTTCTCGCTACTCATCTCAAGTAATTGAGGATCAAATTCAGAATGTCCAAGAAAAAAATGAGCAGGCTATCGCTGCTACCCATCAACTCAAAAAAGAGGCAATTCTCTTTAAAGAAGCACTGCTTAAATCAGATTTTATGGGCATAGCAGAAATTCTGAGAACTTCTTGGGAAGCGAAAAAGAAATTATCCAAATTAATTAGTAATCCGCAAATTGATCGCATTTATCAGGTAGCTAGGGAAACCGGGGCCTATTCAGGTAAAATATCGGGAGCCGGTGGCGGTGGTTTTATTATCTTTATGGTCGATCCTACCAAGAAAATCGAAGTAACTAAAGCTTTGAAAGCAGCAGGAGGCCAAGTGATTAATTTTCACTTTACCAAATACGGAACCCAAGCATGGACATTATAG
- a CDS encoding glycosyltransferase — MDKVSTPSLSIVIPTREGFADHWFNALTEVKGEVEFILVHPPGAPKYPTSDPRVQQIVSPLRGEIIQRATGLMNATAPYTLTINCDEYINPDISEISRQYFSRFPDSWVMRLSRKDVEFGKKEILEAPWLSPKPIEKLEVCGRSQGNSKLYEQGNYLLEIPITPIDNKFDVMCIFRGRRDHRGPHTENFDKKVWKTSIVQETLEDLVGLMPFIGPLKYIPFWCLDRVLGLAIQAKFFEQGKGKIIGHLLPLPEQIRIENNPPEYIRFNRYGVLSELYLIRRFPQYGYMWNLVIPDILNVPRLFIRSRLGKEV, encoded by the coding sequence ATGGACAAGGTGTCAACACCAAGCCTATCAATTGTTATTCCGACCCGAGAAGGATTCGCTGACCACTGGTTTAATGCGCTGACCGAGGTCAAGGGAGAAGTAGAATTTATCTTGGTTCATCCACCAGGAGCACCTAAGTATCCCACGTCCGACCCCAGGGTACAGCAAATAGTCAGTCCCTTGCGGGGAGAAATTATTCAACGTGCCACAGGTTTGATGAATGCTACCGCTCCCTATACATTGACAATTAATTGTGATGAGTATATCAATCCCGACATTTCAGAAATTAGCCGTCAATACTTTTCCCGATTTCCTGATAGTTGGGTCATGAGACTTAGCCGGAAAGATGTTGAATTTGGTAAAAAAGAAATTCTAGAAGCTCCTTGGCTCTCACCAAAACCCATCGAAAAACTAGAAGTTTGTGGTAGGTCTCAAGGTAACTCTAAGCTATACGAACAAGGCAACTACCTATTAGAAATTCCCATTACTCCTATCGATAATAAATTTGATGTAATGTGTATTTTTAGAGGAAGAAGAGATCATCGAGGTCCCCATACAGAGAATTTTGACAAGAAGGTTTGGAAAACTTCTATAGTACAGGAAACCCTAGAGGATCTGGTGGGTTTAATGCCTTTTATTGGTCCGCTTAAGTATATTCCCTTTTGGTGTCTTGATCGAGTTTTAGGACTAGCTATACAAGCGAAGTTTTTTGAGCAAGGAAAAGGCAAGATTATTGGTCATCTCTTACCTCTGCCAGAACAAATTCGTATTGAAAATAATCCACCTGAATATATACGATTTAATCGTTATGGGGTACTTTCTGAACTTTACTTAATCAGACGTTTTCCCCAATACGGATATATGTGGAATCTAGTTATTCCCGATATCCTAAATGTGCCGCGACTCTTTATTCGTTCTCGCTTGGGTAAAGAAGTATAG
- a CDS encoding IS630-like element ISMae27 family transposase — MSGVPNINVAESVEDLKSLLKQQVTSLNFAKVQSLYLLKIKEVETVRHLAVLIGRSERTIHRWLSCYREGGIENLLSEPEKLGRPKKISVEEAALIQNELKDPEGFQSYKEIHFWVSIILEIPTSYITVYRLVRNELQAKLKVARPQNLKQLPGEVKIFQNNLSEQLQALLEKESEKVSQYLKVRFWCQDESRFGCHTIVRDKITIKGIKPLGNFQYNFQYLWLYGLIEPRTGSSFFYEFSHLDGECFNQYLTLFSQAFSEELHIIQLDNAPAHTATDLEIPDNIILFYQPPYCPEVNPIERVWLYLKNLLAWGNFNSLDNLRSKLYHLLNSLSNDTIGYLTGWSWILEALCLSGI; from the coding sequence ATGAGTGGAGTCCCTAATATTAATGTTGCTGAGTCAGTAGAAGACTTAAAATCCTTGTTGAAGCAACAAGTAACCTCTTTAAACTTTGCTAAAGTACAATCCCTGTATCTACTAAAAATTAAGGAGGTAGAAACGGTTCGTCATCTCGCCGTGTTAATAGGACGCTCAGAAAGAACTATTCATCGCTGGTTAAGTTGTTATCGAGAAGGAGGGATAGAAAATCTCTTGTCAGAACCAGAAAAACTGGGAAGACCCAAAAAGATTTCAGTGGAAGAAGCCGCTCTAATTCAGAATGAATTAAAAGACCCAGAAGGATTTCAAAGTTATAAAGAAATTCATTTTTGGGTATCAATTATTTTAGAAATACCCACCAGTTATATAACTGTTTACCGTCTCGTAAGAAATGAATTACAAGCTAAATTAAAAGTGGCTCGACCTCAAAATTTAAAACAATTACCAGGAGAAGTAAAAATATTCCAAAATAATCTATCTGAACAGCTACAAGCTTTACTAGAAAAGGAATCTGAAAAAGTTAGTCAATATTTAAAAGTCCGCTTCTGGTGTCAAGATGAAAGTCGCTTCGGCTGTCATACCATTGTCAGAGATAAAATAACAATTAAAGGCATAAAGCCCCTTGGTAATTTTCAGTATAATTTTCAATATCTCTGGCTCTATGGTTTAATAGAACCTCGAACAGGTAGCAGTTTTTTCTATGAATTTTCTCATTTAGATGGGGAATGTTTTAATCAATATTTAACGCTTTTTTCTCAAGCTTTTTCTGAGGAATTACATATTATTCAATTAGATAATGCTCCCGCACATACGGCGACCGACCTAGAAATACCTGATAATATTATCCTATTTTATCAACCTCCCTATTGTCCAGAAGTAAATCCAATTGAGAGAGTTTGGCTATATTTGAAAAACCTATTGGCCTGGGGCAATTTTAACTCCCTTGATAACTTAAGAAGTAAACTTTACCATCTTTTAAATTCTCTATCCAATGACACGATCGGGTATTTGACGGGATGGTCTTGGATTTTAGAAGCTCTATGTCTGTCAGGAATTTAG
- a CDS encoding IS1634 family transposase — translation MNQSTEIEVKNLDHLGLVAGIIDEIGIVEIINEQVSIERGEIVTAGQVVKAIILNGLGFVSRALYLFPQFFEDKATEHLLGEGIEPKHLNDDKIGRVMDKLYQLDVSGIFLLISLAAVKKFGVATENSHLDSTSLSVEGEYKKEYPTVEILKSGAVGEEIETRQQPIKITYGYSRDRRPDLKQFMIDLIVSGDGDVPLFLKVGDGNEADKAVFGQIAREFKKQVDFDSLIVGDSALYSKENLKLMKEMRWLSRVPLSIKEAQELVDSISEKELTDSEIPGYSWRETISNYGGIEQRWLLVESQARQESDLKKLEKKIEQEKNSAQEKIRQLSRREFENRAVALAIAKGLSDSLKSHQLTEIKVNLIPPESQGSKLKSKDDLPSQSYQVQAKLELNLTAIERLKKRAGRFVLATNDLEKQRLSSEDILKKYKGQQAPERGFSFLKDPCFFAHSVFLKSPHRIEVMAMLMGLCLLVYTIGQRQLRLSLKQQETGLKNPLGKLTDRPTLRWIFQCFQGIHLVRIQDNQKISNLTDERRNILRFFPKPCQEYYLLS, via the coding sequence ATGAATCAATCAACAGAAATTGAAGTCAAAAATCTAGACCATCTGGGATTAGTAGCCGGAATTATCGATGAAATAGGAATCGTTGAAATTATCAACGAACAAGTCTCAATTGAGCGAGGAGAAATTGTCACAGCGGGGCAAGTAGTGAAAGCAATTATCCTGAATGGATTGGGATTTGTCTCCCGAGCCTTGTATTTATTTCCTCAATTTTTTGAAGATAAAGCAACCGAACATCTGCTGGGAGAGGGCATCGAACCCAAGCACTTGAATGATGATAAAATTGGTCGAGTAATGGACAAACTTTATCAACTGGATGTTTCGGGTATTTTCCTACTCATCAGTTTAGCCGCCGTGAAAAAATTTGGTGTAGCAACCGAGAACTCCCATTTAGATTCGACTTCTCTATCAGTAGAAGGAGAATATAAAAAGGAATACCCAACAGTAGAAATCCTGAAATCAGGAGCAGTGGGAGAAGAAATTGAAACCAGACAACAGCCAATAAAAATTACCTACGGATACTCCCGCGACCGAAGACCTGACTTAAAACAATTTATGATTGACTTAATCGTAAGTGGGGATGGAGATGTACCTTTATTCCTGAAAGTAGGGGACGGAAATGAAGCGGACAAAGCGGTTTTTGGTCAAATCGCCCGAGAATTTAAAAAACAAGTTGACTTTGACAGTTTAATAGTCGGCGATAGCGCCCTCTATAGCAAAGAGAATTTAAAACTAATGAAAGAAATGCGTTGGTTGTCTCGAGTACCATTAAGCATTAAAGAGGCTCAAGAGTTGGTTGATAGCATCTCAGAAAAAGAGTTAACCGATTCAGAAATACCGGGTTATTCCTGGCGGGAAACCATCTCTAACTATGGGGGGATAGAACAAAGATGGTTGCTAGTTGAAAGTCAAGCTAGACAAGAATCAGACTTGAAAAAATTAGAGAAAAAAATCGAGCAGGAAAAGAATTCTGCCCAAGAAAAAATCCGGCAACTATCCCGAAGAGAATTTGAGAATAGAGCGGTGGCGTTGGCGATAGCCAAAGGATTATCTGACTCCTTAAAATCTCATCAGTTAACGGAGATTAAAGTCAATCTCATTCCGCCTGAGTCCCAGGGGTCAAAACTCAAATCAAAAGACGATTTACCCTCTCAAAGCTATCAAGTTCAAGCCAAATTAGAGTTGAATTTGACCGCCATTGAGAGGCTAAAGAAACGAGCAGGACGATTCGTTTTAGCAACTAACGATTTGGAGAAACAACGATTAAGCAGTGAGGATATACTCAAAAAATATAAAGGGCAACAAGCTCCGGAAAGAGGATTTTCTTTTCTCAAAGACCCCTGCTTTTTTGCCCACAGTGTCTTTCTCAAATCTCCCCATAGAATCGAGGTCATGGCCATGCTCATGGGCTTGTGCCTGCTGGTTTATACTATTGGTCAAAGACAACTTCGTTTAAGTTTAAAACAGCAGGAGACGGGACTGAAAAATCCGTTGGGTAAGTTAACTGACCGACCGACGTTACGCTGGATATTTCAGTGCTTTCAAGGGATTCATCTCGTCCGTATTCAAGACAATCAAAAGATTAGCAACTTAACGGATGAGAGGCGCAACATTTTGAGATTTTTTCCCAAACCTTGCCAGGAATATTATCTCTTATCTTGA
- the murI gene encoding glutamate racemase, translating into MRESQLSPIGVFDSGVGGLTVLRELYRQLPQESILYFADTARLPYGTRSKGEIIEFVLEILTWMSERRVKMVIMACNTSSALALEEVQAEFKDLPILGVILPGAKTAVQKGKRIGVISTPATAKSNAYKQAIQEIDPTAQVWQIPCPEFVPLIEANRIFDPYTTQVAREYLQPLLAENIDTLVYGCTHYRHLSPVLRRLLPSSVRLVDPAASVVRAAEKELELLGLKNPETPLPTNFAVSGDPDTFARLSRQWLGFSPRVEKVYLQCRVKTLGFTDGMKQRPV; encoded by the coding sequence ATGAGAGAATCACAACTTAGTCCGATTGGTGTGTTTGATAGTGGCGTGGGTGGACTGACCGTTTTAAGGGAGTTGTATCGACAACTTCCCCAAGAATCGATTCTCTATTTCGCTGATACCGCTAGACTTCCCTACGGAACCCGTTCTAAAGGGGAAATTATCGAATTTGTCCTGGAAATTCTCACTTGGATGAGCGAGCGCCGGGTGAAAATGGTGATTATGGCTTGTAATACCAGTTCCGCCTTGGCTTTAGAAGAAGTACAGGCCGAATTTAAAGATTTACCAATTTTGGGGGTAATTTTACCCGGGGCAAAAACTGCCGTGCAAAAAGGAAAGCGCATTGGGGTGATTTCTACTCCCGCTACGGCTAAAAGTAATGCCTATAAACAAGCGATTCAAGAAATCGATCCTACTGCCCAAGTTTGGCAAATTCCCTGTCCTGAATTTGTCCCTTTGATCGAGGCTAACCGCATTTTTGACCCCTACACCACACAAGTGGCTAGGGAATATCTTCAGCCTTTACTAGCAGAAAATATTGATACTCTGGTCTATGGTTGTACCCATTATCGCCATCTTTCCCCGGTTTTACGTCGTCTTTTACCTAGTTCCGTGCGGTTGGTAGATCCCGCCGCTTCCGTTGTCCGAGCGGCGGAAAAAGAACTAGAATTATTAGGTCTAAAAAATCCCGAAACACCCCTACCTACTAACTTCGCAGTTAGCGGTGATCCTGACACTTTTGCTCGTTTATCTCGTCAATGGCTCGGTTTTTCTCCCAGGGTAGAAAAGGTTTATTTGCAATGTCGGGTGAAGACCCTCGGTTTTACCGATGGGATGAAACAAAGGCCAGTATAG
- a CDS encoding N-acetylmuramoyl-L-alanine amidase → MRFHWLFLSALTWLLVAAPAWAGKLVFWRFDTNENRLVFTTDNRVQPRAQMITNPTRIVIDLPGIKLGQPNINRPIGNIVRSVRIGQFDAETTRLVIELAPGYTFDPQQVKIRGISPTQWTVELPEPQPIREETQPPVTPDPTPPPDRGSTRPTPPPPVSQTDNNDDFQVTRNGLFVRLEQNGDERSIRSQRSRDGKKIEFELPGATLPSSLTGQTIPVNRYGVGDIQFSQTANQRAKISLSVNKDSPDWQALYSRFGGLVLLPRGGLGSVDNISSPPPTSATNPNPRPNNPPPKTANNPPSSNRLATISSIDLAGNNDRLLIRADLPLKANGIVNRDGVYELRIENAKLAESFRGPRFGRYSPIYQLRVRQESANKVLILVQTAVGFQLGQLTQSDSQTLALELLSSRNSSPLSQVPDSTTIPVPLPPNTGQFNPPPRPSNPTPNPPQQRNSRFLVVIDPGHGGKDPGAIGIGGLQEKNVILPISLEVTRILQQQGIDVRLTRDSDFFVTLQGRTDLANRIDADLFVSIHANSMGKARPDVNGLEVYYFGDRRLSDTIHRNIVRSVDMRDRGVRRARFYVLRTSRMPSTLVEVGFVTGAEDAAKLANVNFQRQMAAAIAGGIIEYIQRNLR, encoded by the coding sequence GTGAGATTTCATTGGTTATTCCTAAGCGCATTAACTTGGTTGCTGGTGGCAGCCCCTGCTTGGGCAGGCAAGCTCGTCTTTTGGCGATTCGACACCAATGAGAATCGTCTGGTGTTCACCACCGACAATCGAGTGCAACCGCGAGCGCAAATGATCACTAACCCCACCAGGATCGTGATCGATCTGCCCGGGATCAAGTTAGGGCAACCCAATATTAACCGGCCTATTGGCAATATCGTCAGAAGTGTCCGTATTGGTCAATTTGATGCGGAAACTACCCGTTTAGTGATTGAATTGGCCCCAGGCTACACCTTTGATCCTCAACAGGTAAAAATTCGCGGAATTTCGCCCACCCAATGGACAGTGGAATTGCCAGAACCCCAACCAATTAGGGAGGAAACGCAACCACCCGTCACCCCTGACCCCACACCTCCCCCCGATCGCGGTTCCACCCGTCCCACTCCCCCACCTCCAGTTAGCCAGACGGACAACAACGATGATTTTCAGGTAACTCGCAATGGTCTTTTTGTCCGTTTAGAGCAAAATGGTGATGAGCGATCGATCCGCAGTCAACGCAGCCGGGACGGCAAAAAAATCGAATTTGAATTACCCGGGGCCACTTTACCCAGTAGTCTCACCGGTCAAACTATCCCCGTCAATCGCTATGGGGTCGGCGATATTCAATTCAGTCAGACTGCCAATCAACGGGCTAAGATTTCCCTAAGTGTTAATAAAGATAGTCCCGATTGGCAAGCTCTCTATAGTCGTTTTGGTGGTTTGGTTTTACTGCCTAGGGGTGGTCTGGGTTCCGTGGATAATATCTCCTCTCCCCCCCCCACTAGCGCCACTAATCCCAATCCTCGCCCCAACAATCCCCCCCCGAAAACTGCCAATAATCCCCCTTCGAGCAATCGTTTGGCCACGATCTCCTCGATCGATCTGGCGGGTAATAACGATCGCCTCTTAATTCGCGCGGATTTACCCCTGAAAGCTAACGGCATTGTTAACCGGGATGGTGTCTATGAACTACGCATCGAAAATGCTAAGTTAGCCGAGTCTTTTCGCGGTCCGCGCTTCGGCCGCTATAGTCCTATCTATCAATTGCGGGTACGTCAGGAAAGCGCCAATAAGGTGCTGATTTTGGTACAGACGGCCGTGGGTTTTCAACTGGGACAATTAACTCAATCGGACAGTCAAACCCTAGCCCTAGAATTGCTTTCCTCCCGCAATTCTAGCCCCCTTTCTCAGGTTCCTGACTCCACTACTATCCCTGTTCCTTTACCCCCCAATACGGGGCAATTTAACCCACCGCCGCGCCCTTCTAACCCCACTCCTAATCCCCCCCAACAACGCAATAGCCGCTTTCTAGTGGTGATCGATCCGGGCCACGGTGGTAAGGATCCGGGGGCGATCGGAATTGGTGGCCTTCAGGAAAAAAACGTAATTCTGCCCATTTCCCTAGAAGTTACCCGCATTCTGCAACAACAGGGCATCGATGTGCGTCTCACCAGAGATAGTGATTTTTTTGTCACCCTGCAAGGTCGCACGGATCTGGCTAACCGGATCGATGCCGATCTATTTGTCAGTATCCACGCTAACTCTATGGGTAAAGCACGACCGGATGTCAATGGCCTAGAGGTGTATTACTTCGGTGATCGCCGTTTGTCGGATACCATCCATCGCAATATTGTCCGCAGTGTCGATATGCGCGATCGGGGGGTGCGTCGGGCCCGTTTCTATGTGCTGAGAACCTCCAGAATGCCCTCTACCCTCGTGGAAGTGGGTTTCGTTACCGGCGCTGAGGATGCTGCTAAATTAGCCAATGTCAACTTTCAACGACAAATGGCGGCGGCGATCGCTGGGGGGATTATTGAATATATTCAACGAAATCTCCGTTAA
- a CDS encoding glycosyltransferase: MLASFNQPILSIVSPTIGNFSEYWLQQLLSVQGNVEFILVYPPGTTAAFIADPRVKILYSLYKGETPQRAFGLMNATGQYILALDDDDFVHPDVVSLTLEYFEKFPQSWMLRLFKEKIDYLDEEKIKRPWQQLPSLEQLRIARKREDSYQDLVEVPIAPLENHFDIKVALWPYAKRKDIHGSHVEPFNNTIWKSPAVKEALTEMFQGTRMAELLTWLPLWGLDRAIGLYIQAKFFQTGACIGHWMPEPGQIRYIVRPYSLKTVRLLVLVEMLLVKQFPQYGYFWNLFFEEFYNGVKIKIRQIFKKLN, translated from the coding sequence ATGCTTGCTAGTTTCAATCAACCGATATTATCTATTGTTAGCCCGACCATCGGAAATTTTTCCGAATATTGGTTACAACAACTTTTATCCGTGCAGGGAAATGTAGAATTTATCTTAGTTTATCCTCCCGGCACAACTGCGGCCTTCATAGCTGACCCACGAGTAAAAATTTTATACAGTCTCTACAAAGGAGAAACACCTCAAAGAGCCTTCGGTTTAATGAACGCCACTGGTCAGTATATACTGGCTTTAGATGATGATGACTTCGTGCATCCGGATGTTGTATCCCTAACTCTTGAATACTTTGAGAAATTTCCTCAGAGTTGGATGCTGCGTTTGTTTAAAGAAAAAATAGACTACTTAGATGAAGAAAAAATTAAAAGACCTTGGCAGCAATTGCCCTCTCTTGAGCAACTTAGGATTGCAAGAAAAAGAGAGGATTCCTATCAGGATTTGGTAGAAGTTCCCATTGCTCCTCTAGAAAATCATTTTGATATAAAAGTTGCTCTCTGGCCCTACGCTAAGAGAAAAGACATTCATGGAAGTCATGTGGAACCTTTTAATAATACAATTTGGAAAAGTCCAGCAGTTAAAGAAGCTCTCACAGAAATGTTTCAAGGCACAAGAATGGCAGAACTTTTGACTTGGTTGCCTCTGTGGGGATTAGATAGGGCAATCGGACTATATATTCAAGCTAAATTTTTTCAAACAGGTGCTTGTATTGGTCATTGGATGCCCGAACCCGGTCAAATTAGATATATTGTTAGGCCTTATTCCTTAAAAACAGTGCGATTGTTAGTATTAGTCGAGATGTTGTTAGTCAAACAATTTCCCCAGTATGGCTACTTTTGGAATCTATTTTTTGAAGAATTTTACAACGGTGTGAAAATTAAAATTAGGCAAATATTTAAAAAGCTAAATTAA
- a CDS encoding D-sedoheptulose-7-phosphate isomerase, whose amino-acid sequence MRMVEKSNKKLDSFQSDPSLSILIKTELEEAYNLKKKLLTETKYLEKIQEICQVCIHAYRNNHKVLVAGNGGSAADAIHFGGELHGRFLKERQSLPVRVLNSDIASLTAIANDYGYEYIFSRQIEAEGNPGDVFIGISTSGNSANIHQALKVCQVKGLTSIGLTGAKGLALEEKTDYCLMIPSTSTPRIQEGHGFVLHTICLAIEEALFPN is encoded by the coding sequence ATGCGAATGGTGGAAAAATCAAACAAAAAATTGGATAGTTTCCAGAGCGATCCCTCTCTGTCAATTTTAATCAAGACTGAATTGGAAGAAGCTTATAACCTGAAGAAAAAACTACTAACCGAGACAAAATATCTAGAGAAAATCCAAGAGATTTGCCAAGTATGCATCCATGCTTATCGCAACAACCACAAAGTATTAGTCGCCGGTAATGGGGGCAGTGCCGCCGATGCTATCCATTTTGGCGGTGAGCTGCACGGCCGATTTCTGAAAGAAAGACAGTCTTTGCCAGTTCGCGTCCTCAATAGCGATATCGCCAGTTTAACAGCGATCGCTAACGATTATGGTTACGAATATATTTTTAGCCGCCAGATAGAAGCGGAAGGAAACCCTGGTGATGTGTTTATCGGTATTTCCACTTCGGGAAATTCCGCCAATATCCATCAAGCTCTCAAAGTTTGTCAAGTAAAAGGTCTCACTAGCATCGGTTTAACTGGGGCGAAGGGATTAGCTCTAGAGGAAAAAACCGATTATTGTTTGATGATTCCTAGCACCAGTACCCCGCGCATTCAAGAAGGTCATGGTTTTGTTCTTCATACTATTTGTTTAGCGATCGAAGAAGCGCTCTTTCCCAACTAA